Proteins co-encoded in one Inmirania thermothiophila genomic window:
- the gltB gene encoding glutamate synthase large subunit, which translates to MAETGIAIRGGLYRPEFEHDSCGFGLIAQMDGEASHRLVRTAITALERMTHRGAIAADGKTGDGCGLLMRLPEAFLREAAAEAGIRLGARFAAGPVFLSQDPAQAARARERLAAELAAEGLEPAGWRTVPVRPEALGEQALATMPRIEQVFVHLPADLDGDAAERRLYAARRRAEKALADDPVFYVPSLSARVIAYKGLVMPAYLPVFYPDLEDARLASSLCVFHQRFSTNTLPQWRLAQPFRFLAHNGEINTIQGNRHWSIARTAKLRSPHLDLQGLAPLVDLEGSDSCALDNMLEALVMGGLDIFRAMRLLIPPAWQNIETMDPDLRAFYEFFSMHMEPWDGPAGIVLTDGRHAACILDRNGLRPARWVITRDRVITLASEIGVHDYRPEDVVRTGRLRPGEMIAADTATGELLLPADIDARLRESLPCKRWLAAHAVRIGTAEDAPAVREPMPRERLHALEKLFQVTLEEREQVIRVLAEAGQEAVGSMGDDTPLAVLSRQPRVLYDYFRQQFAQVTNPPIDPLREQIVMSLETCFGAEGNLFEAGEAHAHRVVVDSPVLSEDKLERLLALEDPRYAHHRIDCTYGEEETLRAAVERIAAEAEEAVRAGKVILLLSDRDVAPGRLPVHALLATGAVHHRLVRAGLRCDANIVVETATARDPHHFACLIGYGATAVVPYLAYQILHDMAASGLVRGKDAARLARDYRKGINKGLYKILSKMGISTITSYRGAQLFEAVGLHEEVVALCFAGTTCRIQGAGFAELDAEQRLLAREAWNPRRARRPGGLLKFVHGGEYHAYNPDVVRALQEAVRSGDYARYLEFARLVNGRPPAALRDLMRLREAPEPIPLEEVEPEEALFPRFDTAAMSLGALSPEAHEALAIAMNRLGGRSNSGEGGEDPSRYRTERVSKIKQVASGRFGVTAEYLVNAEVLQIKIAQGAKPGEGGQLPGHKVNELIARLRYTRPGVPLISPPPHHDIYSIEDLAQLIYDLKQVNPEALVSVKLVAERGVGTIAAGVAKAYADLITIAGHDGGTGASPLTSVKYAGAPWELGLAETHQVLRANDLRDKVRLQTDGGLKTGLDVVKAAILGAESFGFGTAPMVALGCKYLRICHLNNCATGVATQDETLRRHHFKGAPEMVMNYFRFVAREAREWMARLGVRRLEELVGRTDLLELLPGETPKQRRLDLSPILSDGGVPADKPHTCRVERNRPFDKGELAERMVADMREAIANRRGGEFRYEIRNCDRSIGARVAGEIARRWGNQGMADAPITVRLRGTAGQSFGVWNVGGLHLHLEGDANDYVGKGMTGGKIVLRPAPEAGYVWRDNVIMGNTCLYGATGGRLYAAGIAGERFAVRNSGAVAVVEGVGDHGCEYMTGGAVVVLGPTGINFGAGMTGGFAFVLDRERCFVDRYNHELIDIHRLHPEPMEAHRAFLRRLVAEHVAETDSPWGREILEHFADFLPHFWLVKPKAMEIESLLDTLERAA; encoded by the coding sequence ATGGCTGAGACAGGCATCGCGATCCGGGGCGGCCTCTACCGGCCCGAGTTCGAGCACGACAGCTGCGGCTTCGGCCTCATCGCGCAGATGGACGGCGAGGCCAGCCATCGCCTCGTGCGCACCGCCATCACCGCGCTCGAGCGCATGACCCACCGCGGCGCCATCGCCGCCGACGGCAAGACGGGCGACGGCTGCGGTCTCCTCATGCGCCTGCCCGAGGCCTTCCTGCGCGAGGCCGCGGCGGAGGCGGGCATCCGTCTCGGCGCGCGCTTCGCCGCAGGGCCGGTGTTCCTGTCGCAGGATCCGGCGCAGGCGGCACGCGCGCGCGAGCGCCTCGCCGCGGAGCTCGCCGCCGAGGGGCTGGAGCCGGCCGGCTGGCGCACGGTGCCGGTGCGCCCGGAGGCCCTCGGCGAGCAGGCCCTCGCCACCATGCCGCGCATCGAGCAGGTCTTCGTCCACCTGCCCGCCGACCTCGACGGCGATGCCGCCGAGCGGCGCCTCTACGCCGCCCGCCGCCGGGCCGAGAAGGCCCTCGCCGACGACCCCGTCTTCTACGTGCCGAGCCTCTCGGCGCGGGTGATCGCCTACAAGGGCCTGGTGATGCCGGCCTACCTGCCGGTCTTCTACCCGGACCTGGAGGACGCGCGCCTGGCCTCGTCGCTGTGCGTCTTCCACCAGCGCTTCTCCACCAACACCCTGCCCCAGTGGCGCCTCGCCCAGCCCTTCCGCTTCCTCGCCCACAACGGCGAGATCAACACCATCCAGGGCAACCGCCACTGGTCCATCGCCCGCACCGCCAAGCTGCGCTCGCCCCACCTGGACCTGCAGGGGCTGGCGCCGCTGGTGGATCTGGAGGGCTCGGACTCCTGCGCCCTCGACAACATGCTCGAGGCCCTGGTCATGGGCGGGCTCGACATCTTCCGCGCCATGCGGCTGCTGATCCCGCCGGCGTGGCAGAACATCGAGACCATGGACCCGGACCTGCGGGCCTTCTACGAGTTCTTCTCCATGCACATGGAGCCGTGGGACGGGCCCGCGGGCATCGTCCTCACCGACGGGCGCCACGCCGCCTGCATCCTCGACCGCAACGGCCTGCGCCCGGCGCGCTGGGTCATCACCCGCGACCGCGTCATCACCCTGGCCTCCGAGATCGGGGTCCACGACTACCGCCCGGAGGACGTGGTGCGCACCGGGCGGCTGCGTCCCGGCGAGATGATCGCGGCCGACACCGCCACCGGCGAGCTGCTCCTGCCGGCCGACATCGACGCGCGCCTGCGCGAGAGCCTGCCGTGCAAGCGCTGGCTCGCCGCCCACGCGGTGCGCATCGGCACCGCCGAGGACGCCCCCGCGGTGCGCGAGCCCATGCCGCGCGAGCGCCTGCACGCGCTGGAGAAGCTCTTCCAGGTGACCCTCGAGGAGCGCGAGCAGGTGATCCGCGTCCTCGCCGAGGCCGGCCAGGAGGCGGTGGGCTCCATGGGCGACGACACCCCGCTGGCGGTGCTCTCGCGCCAGCCGCGGGTACTCTACGACTACTTCCGCCAGCAGTTCGCGCAGGTCACCAACCCGCCCATCGATCCCCTGCGCGAGCAGATCGTGATGTCGCTGGAGACCTGCTTCGGCGCCGAGGGCAACCTGTTCGAGGCCGGCGAGGCCCATGCCCACCGCGTGGTGGTGGACTCGCCCGTGCTCTCCGAGGACAAGCTCGAGCGGCTGCTGGCGCTGGAGGATCCCCGCTACGCCCATCATCGCATCGACTGCACCTACGGCGAGGAGGAGACGCTGCGCGCGGCGGTGGAGCGGATCGCCGCCGAGGCCGAGGAGGCGGTGCGCGCGGGCAAGGTGATCCTCCTCCTCAGCGACCGCGACGTCGCCCCGGGGCGGCTGCCGGTGCATGCGCTCCTCGCCACCGGCGCCGTGCACCACCGCCTGGTGCGCGCGGGGCTGCGCTGCGACGCCAACATCGTGGTGGAGACCGCCACCGCCCGCGATCCGCACCACTTCGCCTGCCTCATCGGCTACGGCGCCACCGCGGTGGTGCCCTACCTCGCCTACCAGATCCTGCACGACATGGCGGCGAGCGGCCTCGTGCGGGGCAAGGACGCGGCGCGGCTCGCCCGCGACTACCGCAAGGGCATCAACAAGGGCCTCTACAAGATCCTCTCCAAGATGGGGATCTCCACCATCACCAGCTACCGCGGCGCGCAGCTGTTCGAGGCGGTGGGGCTGCACGAGGAGGTGGTGGCGCTGTGCTTCGCCGGCACCACCTGCCGCATCCAGGGCGCGGGCTTCGCCGAGCTCGACGCCGAGCAGCGCCTGCTGGCGCGCGAGGCCTGGAACCCGCGCCGAGCGCGCCGCCCCGGCGGCCTGCTCAAGTTCGTGCACGGCGGCGAGTACCACGCCTACAACCCCGACGTGGTGCGCGCCCTGCAGGAGGCGGTGCGCAGCGGCGACTACGCCCGCTACCTGGAGTTCGCGCGCCTGGTCAACGGCCGCCCGCCGGCGGCGCTGCGCGACCTCATGCGCCTGCGCGAGGCCCCGGAGCCGATCCCGCTGGAGGAGGTGGAGCCGGAGGAGGCGCTCTTCCCCCGCTTCGACACCGCGGCGATGTCGCTCGGGGCGCTCTCGCCCGAGGCCCACGAGGCCCTCGCCATCGCCATGAACCGCCTCGGCGGGCGCTCCAACTCGGGCGAGGGCGGGGAGGACCCGTCCCGCTACCGCACCGAGCGGGTCTCCAAGATCAAGCAGGTGGCCTCCGGCCGCTTCGGCGTCACCGCCGAGTACCTGGTCAACGCCGAGGTCCTGCAGATCAAGATCGCCCAGGGCGCCAAGCCCGGCGAGGGCGGCCAGCTCCCCGGCCACAAGGTCAACGAGCTCATCGCGCGGCTGCGCTACACCCGGCCCGGCGTGCCCCTCATCTCGCCGCCGCCGCACCACGACATCTACTCCATCGAGGACCTCGCGCAGCTCATCTACGACCTCAAGCAGGTCAACCCCGAGGCCCTGGTCTCGGTCAAGCTGGTCGCCGAGCGCGGCGTCGGCACCATCGCCGCCGGCGTCGCCAAGGCCTATGCCGACCTCATCACCATCGCCGGCCACGACGGCGGCACCGGCGCCAGCCCCCTGACCTCGGTCAAGTACGCCGGCGCCCCCTGGGAGCTGGGCCTGGCCGAGACCCACCAGGTGCTGCGCGCCAACGACCTGCGCGACAAGGTGCGGCTGCAGACCGACGGCGGCCTCAAGACCGGCCTCGACGTGGTCAAGGCGGCGATCCTCGGCGCCGAGAGCTTCGGCTTCGGCACCGCGCCGATGGTGGCCCTCGGCTGCAAGTACCTGCGCATCTGCCATCTCAACAACTGCGCCACGGGCGTCGCGACCCAGGACGAGACGTTGCGCCGCCATCACTTCAAGGGCGCCCCCGAGATGGTCATGAACTACTTCCGCTTCGTCGCCCGCGAGGCGCGCGAGTGGATGGCCCGGCTCGGCGTGCGCCGGCTCGAGGAGCTGGTGGGGCGCACCGATCTGCTCGAGCTGCTGCCCGGCGAGACCCCCAAGCAGCGGCGGCTCGACCTCTCGCCCATCCTCTCCGACGGCGGCGTGCCCGCGGACAAGCCGCACACCTGCCGCGTCGAGCGCAACCGGCCCTTCGACAAGGGCGAGCTCGCCGAGCGCATGGTCGCCGACATGCGCGAGGCGATCGCGAACCGCCGGGGCGGCGAGTTCCGCTACGAGATCCGCAACTGCGACCGCTCCATCGGCGCCCGCGTCGCCGGCGAGATCGCCCGGCGCTGGGGCAACCAGGGCATGGCCGACGCCCCCATCACGGTGCGGCTGCGCGGCACCGCCGGGCAGAGCTTCGGGGTCTGGAACGTCGGCGGCCTCCACCTGCACCTCGAGGGCGACGCCAACGACTACGTCGGCAAGGGCATGACCGGCGGCAAGATCGTGCTGCGCCCGGCGCCGGAGGCGGGCTACGTCTGGCGCGACAACGTCATCATGGGCAACACCTGCCTCTACGGCGCCACCGGCGGGCGGCTCTACGCCGCCGGCATCGCCGGCGAGCGCTTCGCCGTGCGCAACTCCGGCGCCGTCGCCGTCGTGGAGGGCGTGGGCGACCACGGCTGCGAGTACATGACCGGCGGCGCGGTGGTGGTCCTGGGTCCGACCGGGATCAACTTCGGCGCCGGCATGACCGGGGGCTTCGCCTTCGTGCTCGACCGCGAGCGCTGCTTCGTCGACCGCTACAACCACGAGCTGATCGACATCCACCGCCTCCACCCGGAGCCCATGGAGGCCCACCGCGCGTTCCTGCGCCGGCTCGTCGCCGAGCACGTGGCCGAGACCGACAGCCCCTGGGGGCGGGAGATCCTCGAGCACTTCGCCGACTTCCTGCCGCACTTCTGGCTGGTCAAGCCGAAGGCGATGGAGATCGAGTCGCTGCTCGACACCCTCGAGCGGGCGGCCTGA
- the recG gene encoding ATP-dependent DNA helicase RecG has protein sequence MDGAAEQGAAALAGLPGVGARTLERLARLGVRGLGDLLLHLPLRYEDRTRITPLGRLLPGREALVEGEVTAAVEAGGRRRSLQVEITDGSGVLRLRFFHYRAGLKARLRPGVRVGCYGEVRLGPAGLEMVHPEWRLGGARPEPALTPVYPATEGLPQRTLRALAGEALARAGRAETLPAWLREAYGLYPLPDALARLHRPPPGTDPAALADPADPARRRLAFEELLAHQVSLRLLRAQARRRQAPPLAPGGRLAEAFLAALPFELTAAQRRVAEEIGRDLAAPRPMLRLVQGDVGSGKTVVAALAMLAAAEAGWQAALMAPTELLAEQHRANLARWLEPLGLEVVWLGGRVKGAARRAALARIAAGAPAVVGTHALFQDDVRFARLGLVVVDEQHRFGVHQRLALRGKGEAGALVPHQLIMTATPIPRTLAMTAYADLDLSVIDELPPGRTPVRTVTVPAARRGEVVARLRAACAAGRQAYWVCTLVEASEALQAEAAEATAQTLRRALPEVRVGLVHGRMRGEDKERVMRAFAAGEIQLLVATTVIEVGVDVPNATVMVIDNAERLGLAQLHQLRGRVGRGGGESHCVLLYEPSRLGETGRARLAVLRETCDGFEIARRDLALRGPGELLGTRQSGPLALRVADLVRDGDLVPAVQEAAEALIRRDREAAEALVRRWLGGRMAYAEA, from the coding sequence ATGGACGGGGCGGCGGAGCAGGGGGCGGCGGCGCTGGCGGGGCTGCCCGGCGTGGGGGCGCGGACGCTGGAGCGTCTGGCCCGGCTCGGCGTGCGCGGCCTCGGCGACCTCCTGCTGCACCTGCCCCTGCGCTACGAGGACCGCACCCGCATCACGCCCCTGGGGCGGCTCCTGCCCGGCCGCGAGGCCCTGGTGGAGGGCGAGGTCACGGCCGCGGTGGAGGCGGGCGGGCGCCGGCGCAGCCTCCAGGTGGAGATCACCGACGGCAGCGGCGTCCTGCGCCTGCGGTTCTTCCACTACCGCGCCGGCCTCAAGGCGCGGCTTCGCCCCGGGGTGCGCGTGGGCTGCTACGGCGAGGTGCGCCTCGGCCCCGCCGGGCTGGAGATGGTCCACCCGGAGTGGCGCCTCGGCGGGGCGCGCCCGGAGCCGGCGCTGACCCCCGTCTACCCGGCCACCGAGGGTCTGCCCCAGCGCACCCTGCGCGCCCTGGCGGGGGAGGCCCTGGCGCGTGCGGGCAGGGCGGAGACGCTGCCGGCGTGGCTGCGCGAGGCCTACGGGCTGTACCCCCTCCCCGACGCCCTCGCGCGGCTGCACCGCCCGCCCCCCGGCACCGACCCGGCCGCCCTCGCCGATCCCGCCGATCCGGCGCGGCGCCGGCTCGCCTTCGAGGAGCTGCTCGCCCACCAGGTGAGCCTGCGCCTGCTGCGGGCGCAGGCGCGGCGGCGGCAGGCGCCGCCCCTGGCCCCCGGGGGGCGGCTCGCCGAGGCCTTCCTCGCGGCGCTGCCCTTCGAGCTGACCGCGGCCCAGCGCCGGGTCGCGGAGGAGATCGGCCGCGACCTCGCCGCGCCACGGCCCATGCTGCGCCTGGTCCAGGGCGACGTGGGCTCGGGCAAGACCGTGGTGGCGGCGCTGGCGATGCTGGCCGCGGCGGAGGCCGGCTGGCAGGCGGCGCTGATGGCCCCCACCGAGCTCCTCGCCGAGCAGCATCGCGCCAATCTGGCGCGCTGGCTCGAGCCGCTGGGCCTCGAGGTGGTGTGGCTCGGCGGGCGGGTCAAGGGGGCGGCGCGGCGCGCGGCGCTGGCGCGCATCGCCGCCGGCGCCCCCGCGGTGGTGGGCACCCACGCCCTGTTCCAGGACGACGTGCGCTTCGCCCGCCTCGGCCTCGTCGTGGTGGACGAGCAGCACCGCTTCGGGGTGCACCAGCGGCTCGCCCTGCGCGGCAAGGGCGAGGCCGGCGCGCTGGTGCCGCACCAGCTCATCATGACGGCGACCCCGATCCCGCGCACCCTGGCCATGACCGCCTACGCCGACCTCGACCTCTCGGTGATCGACGAGCTGCCCCCGGGGCGGACCCCGGTGCGCACGGTGACGGTGCCGGCGGCCCGCCGCGGCGAGGTGGTGGCGCGGCTGCGCGCGGCCTGCGCCGCCGGCCGCCAGGCCTACTGGGTCTGCACCCTCGTCGAGGCGTCGGAGGCGCTGCAGGCGGAGGCCGCGGAGGCCACCGCGCAGACCCTGCGCCGCGCCCTGCCCGAGGTGCGCGTGGGCCTGGTCCACGGGCGCATGCGGGGGGAGGACAAGGAGCGGGTGATGCGGGCCTTCGCCGCCGGCGAGATCCAGCTCCTGGTGGCGACGACGGTGATCGAGGTCGGGGTCGACGTGCCCAACGCCACCGTGATGGTGATCGACAACGCGGAGCGGCTGGGGCTGGCGCAGCTGCACCAGCTGCGCGGCCGCGTCGGCCGCGGCGGCGGCGAGAGCCACTGCGTCCTGCTCTACGAGCCCTCGCGCCTCGGGGAGACCGGGCGGGCGCGGCTCGCGGTGCTGCGCGAGACCTGCGACGGCTTCGAGATCGCGCGCCGCGACCTGGCGCTTCGCGGCCCCGGGGAGCTGCTGGGCACGCGCCAGAGCGGCCCCCTCGCGCTGCGGGTCGCCGATCTCGTGCGCGACGGCGACCTCGTGCCCGCGGTGCAGGAGGCCGCCGAGGCGCTGATCCGGCGCGACCGCGAGGCCGCCGAGGCCCTCGTGCGGCGCTGGCTGGGCGGGCGCATGGCCTACGCCGAGGCGTGA
- a CDS encoding chorismate--pyruvate lyase family protein → MGSGSRGFAAGLRRARLAPRPLRRWLCWQGPLLPALGRAAGGARVRLLRAGFLPLAPAEARVLGRRFGYVREVVLEGPRGVLCRARSAADPGLVRRGGGRALARLGTRPLTGWLHRPRGPRLVRRTVAPVAGGWARRSLYRVHGARLLLEERFTREEEGR, encoded by the coding sequence ATGGGGAGCGGGAGTCGGGGGTTCGCGGCGGGGCTGCGACGGGCGCGGCTTGCGCCGCGTCCGCTGCGGCGCTGGCTGTGCTGGCAGGGGCCGCTGCTGCCGGCGCTCGGGCGCGCCGCAGGCGGGGCGCGGGTGCGGCTGCTGCGCGCAGGCTTCCTGCCCCTCGCGCCGGCCGAGGCCCGGGTCCTGGGGCGGCGTTTCGGCTACGTGCGGGAGGTGGTGCTGGAGGGGCCGCGGGGGGTGCTGTGCCGGGCGCGAAGCGCCGCCGACCCCGGGCTGGTGCGGCGCGGTGGGGGGCGCGCCCTGGCGCGGCTCGGCACCCGCCCCCTCACGGGGTGGCTGCACCGGCCGCGGGGGCCGCGGCTGGTGCGCCGCACGGTGGCGCCGGTGGCGGGGGGATGGGCGCGGCGCAGCCTCTACCGCGTCCACGGCGCGCGGCTCCTGCTCGAGGAGCGGTTCACGAGGGAGGAGGAAGGGCGATGA
- the ubiA gene encoding 4-hydroxybenzoate octaprenyltransferase yields MRARLDAYVRLVRLDRPIGIWLLLWPTLWALWIAGEGRPEPRLVLIFTLGVVLMRSAGCAINDWADRGFDPHVARTRTRPLAAGEIAPGEALAVFALLALLAFGLVLLTNRLTILLSLAAAALAATYPFAKRWTWMPQVHLGAAFGFAVPMAFAAQTGAVPRLAWLLFVVTLLWAVIYDTMYAMADREDDRRIGVRSTALLFGEADRLILAVLQGVFLLGLLLVGRLAGLDGYYHLGLAVAAALFLYQQYLIRDRDPAACIQAFLNNHWLGMAVFVAILLDYLGRG; encoded by the coding sequence GTGCGGGCCCGGCTCGACGCCTACGTGCGGCTGGTGCGGCTGGACCGGCCGATCGGGATCTGGCTCCTGCTCTGGCCCACCCTGTGGGCGCTGTGGATCGCCGGCGAGGGCCGCCCCGAGCCGCGCCTGGTGCTCATCTTCACCCTCGGGGTGGTGCTCATGCGCTCGGCCGGCTGCGCCATCAACGACTGGGCCGACCGCGGCTTCGACCCCCACGTGGCGCGCACCCGCACCCGCCCCCTGGCCGCGGGCGAGATCGCCCCGGGCGAGGCGCTGGCGGTGTTCGCGCTGCTCGCCCTCCTGGCCTTCGGCCTCGTCCTCCTCACCAACCGCCTCACCATCCTGCTGTCCCTCGCGGCGGCGGCGCTGGCCGCCACCTACCCCTTCGCCAAGCGGTGGACCTGGATGCCGCAGGTCCACCTGGGGGCGGCCTTCGGCTTCGCCGTGCCCATGGCCTTCGCCGCCCAGACCGGGGCGGTGCCGCGGCTGGCGTGGCTGCTCTTCGTGGTCACCCTGCTCTGGGCGGTGATCTACGACACCATGTACGCCATGGCTGACCGCGAGGACGACCGCCGCATCGGCGTGCGCTCCACGGCGCTCCTCTTCGGCGAGGCCGACCGCCTGATCCTCGCCGTCCTCCAGGGGGTGTTCCTGCTCGGGCTGCTGCTGGTGGGGCGGCTCGCCGGCCTCGACGGCTACTACCACCTGGGGCTGGCGGTGGCGGCGGCGCTCTTCCTCTACCAGCAGTACCTGATCCGCGACCGCGACCCCGCCGCCTGCATCCAGGCCTTTCTCAACAACCACTGGCTGGGGATGGCGGTCTTCGTCGCCATCCTCCTCGACTACCTGGGGCGCGGCTGA
- a CDS encoding ComF family protein, whose product MVDGIARRILRLLYPWRCLLCGGPGDGRDLCRDCADALPRHPRPCPLCAAPLPEGAAGPCGRCLRRPPPFRAWAALAHAPPADRIVHRAKYRGDLAALALLAALMAEAAPAVDGVLVPVPLHRRRLAQRGYNQALELARGIARARGLPLAPALLARRRDTPSQVGLDARARRRNLRTAFVARDAAPRRVILVDDVLTSGATAEAAARALRRAGAAEIHLWVAARAAPPA is encoded by the coding sequence ATGGTTGACGGGATCGCCCGCCGCATCCTGCGGCTCCTCTATCCCTGGCGCTGCCTCCTCTGCGGCGGGCCGGGCGACGGCCGCGACCTGTGCCGGGACTGCGCCGACGCCCTGCCCCGCCATCCGCGCCCCTGCCCCCTGTGCGCGGCGCCGCTGCCCGAGGGGGCGGCGGGCCCCTGCGGGCGCTGCCTGCGCCGCCCGCCGCCCTTCCGCGCCTGGGCCGCGCTCGCCCACGCCCCGCCTGCCGACCGCATCGTCCACCGCGCCAAGTACCGCGGCGACCTCGCCGCCCTCGCGCTCCTCGCCGCGCTCATGGCCGAGGCGGCGCCGGCGGTGGACGGGGTCCTGGTGCCGGTGCCGCTGCACCGCCGCCGCCTCGCGCAGCGCGGCTACAACCAGGCCCTGGAGCTCGCCCGCGGCATCGCCCGCGCCCGCGGCCTCCCCCTCGCCCCCGCGCTCCTCGCACGCCGCCGCGACACCCCGAGCCAGGTGGGGCTCGACGCCCGCGCCCGCCGCCGCAACCTGCGCACCGCCTTCGTCGCCCGCGACGCGGCGCCGCGGCGGGTGATCCTCGTCGACGACGTCCTCACCAGCGGCGCCACCGCCGAGGCCGCCGCCCGTGCCCTGCGCCGGGCGGGCGCCGCCGAGATCCACCTGTGGGTGGCGGCGCGGGCGGCGCCGCCGGCCTGA
- the bioB gene encoding biotin synthase BioB: protein MTSHSSAAQAAQAVRHDWTRDEVAALYARPLLDLVFEAAAVHRRHFPGNRVQVSTLLSVKTGGCSEDCGYCAQSAHHDTGLAREPLMALEAVVARAREARAAGAGRFCMGAAWRRPRPREFEALLEMVRAVKALGLETCLTAGALTAEQARWLAEAGLDYYNHNLDTSREHYPRIVTTHGYDERLETLRHVREAGLKVCCGGILGLGESREDRIGLLLELARMPRHPESVPINRLVPIAGTPLADAPPLDPFELVRTVAVARILMPRSWIRLSAGRESMSDELQALCFLAGANSVFSGERLLTAPNAGAERDRALFARLGLEPEPHAERAHTGGTGSGPLLYGEACLGERAEPH from the coding sequence ATGACCAGCCATAGCAGCGCCGCGCAGGCGGCGCAAGCCGTCCGCCACGACTGGACCCGCGACGAGGTGGCGGCGCTCTACGCGCGCCCGTTGCTCGACCTCGTCTTCGAGGCCGCCGCGGTCCACCGCCGCCACTTCCCCGGCAACCGGGTGCAGGTGAGCACCCTGCTCAGCGTCAAGACCGGCGGCTGCTCCGAGGACTGCGGCTACTGCGCCCAGAGCGCGCATCACGACACCGGGCTCGCGCGCGAGCCGCTGATGGCGCTGGAGGCGGTGGTGGCGCGGGCGCGCGAGGCGCGTGCCGCCGGCGCCGGCCGCTTCTGCATGGGGGCGGCCTGGCGGCGGCCGCGGCCGCGCGAGTTCGAGGCCCTGCTGGAGATGGTCCGCGCGGTCAAGGCCCTGGGGCTCGAGACCTGCCTCACCGCGGGGGCGCTCACGGCCGAGCAGGCGCGGTGGCTCGCCGAGGCCGGGCTCGACTACTACAACCACAACCTCGACACCTCGCGCGAGCACTACCCGCGCATCGTCACCACCCACGGCTACGACGAGCGCCTCGAGACCCTGCGCCACGTCCGCGAGGCCGGGCTCAAGGTCTGCTGCGGCGGCATCCTCGGCCTCGGCGAGTCGCGCGAGGACCGCATCGGGCTGCTGCTGGAGCTGGCGCGCATGCCCCGCCACCCCGAGAGCGTGCCCATCAACCGCCTGGTGCCCATCGCGGGCACGCCCCTGGCCGACGCCCCGCCCCTGGACCCGTTCGAGCTCGTGCGCACGGTGGCGGTGGCACGCATCCTCATGCCCCGCTCCTGGATCCGCCTCTCGGCGGGGCGCGAGTCCATGAGCGACGAGCTCCAGGCCCTGTGCTTCCTCGCCGGCGCCAACTCGGTCTTCTCCGGCGAGCGCCTGCTCACCGCCCCCAACGCTGGCGCCGAGCGCGACCGCGCGCTGTTTGCGCGCCTCGGGCTCGAGCCCGAGCCCCACGCCGAGCGCGCCCACACCGGCGGCACCGGGTCGGGGCCGCTGCTCTACGGCGAGGCCTGCCTTGGCGAGCGCGCCGAGCCTCACTGA
- the bioF gene encoding 8-amino-7-oxononanoate synthase: protein MASAPSLTEAALRRALLEREAAGLRRLRRLVDGPQGPEVVVEGRRLLAFCSNDYLGLAADPRLAEAAARALRRHGTGSGASHLVSGHMRPHHELEEALADFTGRARALVFSTGYMANLGVVGALAGRGDTVVEDRLNHASLLDAARLAGARLRRYPHADAAAAARLLARAQGRRLLVTDGVFSMDGDVAPLAALAETARAHGAWLVVDDAHGLGVVGPGGRGSLEAAGLDAAAAPVLVGTLGKAFGTFGAFVAGSEALVETLIQQARSYIYTTALPPAVAEAAREAVRIAAAEPWRRERLRGLVARFRAGAAALGLPLAPSGTPIQPLIVGEAEAAVRLSRALEARGIWVPAIRPPTVPPGRARLRITLSAAHDEAHVARLLEALAEAWRGCGGG, encoded by the coding sequence TTGGCGAGCGCGCCGAGCCTCACTGAGGCCGCGCTGCGCCGCGCCCTGCTCGAGCGCGAGGCGGCGGGGCTGCGGCGCCTGCGCCGCCTCGTGGACGGTCCCCAGGGGCCCGAGGTGGTGGTGGAGGGGCGGCGGCTCCTCGCCTTCTGCAGCAACGACTACCTGGGCCTCGCCGCCGACCCGCGCCTGGCGGAGGCGGCGGCGCGGGCCCTGCGCCGCCACGGCACGGGCAGCGGCGCATCACACCTGGTGAGCGGCCACATGCGGCCCCACCACGAGCTCGAGGAGGCGCTCGCCGACTTCACCGGGCGGGCGCGGGCGCTCGTCTTCTCCACCGGCTACATGGCCAACCTGGGCGTGGTGGGGGCGCTGGCCGGGCGCGGCGACACGGTGGTCGAGGACCGCCTCAACCACGCCTCCCTGCTCGATGCGGCGCGGCTGGCCGGGGCGCGCCTGCGCCGCTATCCCCACGCCGACGCCGCGGCCGCGGCGCGCCTGCTGGCGCGCGCCCAGGGGCGGCGGCTGCTGGTCACCGACGGCGTCTTCAGCATGGACGGCGACGTGGCGCCGCTGGCGGCGCTCGCGGAGACGGCGCGCGCGCACGGCGCCTGGCTGGTGGTGGACGACGCCCACGGGCTCGGCGTGGTGGGGCCGGGCGGGCGCGGCAGCCTCGAGGCGGCCGGGCTCGACGCCGCGGCGGCGCCGGTCCTGGTGGGCACCCTGGGCAAGGCCTTCGGTACCTTCGGCGCCTTCGTCGCGGGCTCCGAGGCGCTGGTGGAGACCCTGATCCAGCAGGCGCGCAGCTACATCTACACCACGGCGCTGCCGCCCGCGGTGGCGGAGGCCGCGCGCGAGGCGGTGCGCATCGCCGCCGCCGAGCCGTGGCGGCGCGAGCGCCTGCGCGGGCTGGTGGCGCGCTTCCGGGCCGGTGCGGCCGCGCTGGGGCTGCCGCTCGCCCCCTCCGGGACCCCGATCCAGCCCCTCATCGTCGGCGAGGCGGAAGCGGCGGTGCGGCTGTCGCGGGCCCTGGAGGCCCGGGGGATCTGGGTGCCGGCGATCCGCCCGCCGACGGTGCCGCCGGGGCGGGCGCGGCTGCGCATCACCCTGTCGGCGGCCCACGACGAGGCCCACGTGGCGCGGCTGCTGGAGGCGCTCGCCGAGGCCTGGCGGGGGTGCGGCGGTGGGTGA